GAATTCACAGCTTCCGCAGCTGCTTTTGCTGCTTGACGGCATTGAGGACCCGAGAAATCTCGGTGCGATCATACGGACGGCCGAATGCTCCGGAGTGGCCGGCGTATTCATTCCCGAACGCCGTGCGGTTGGCCTGACCGGAACTGTCGCGAAATCTTCCGCCGGGGCGCTCGAACACCTGCCGGTAGCAAAGGTTGGGAACCTGAACCGATTTATCGAAGAACTCAAATCCCGGAACATCTGGGTCGTCGGAGCCGCCGGCGAGGCGGAGATGAACTACACGGAATGGGATTGGACGCAGCCGACCGCACTTGTTCTCGGAGCCGAGGGTTCCGGCCTGCACCGCTTGGTCGCAGAAAACTGCGATGCCTTGGTGAAGATACCGATGTATGGAAAAATAGATTCTCTGAACGTTTCTGTCGCGGCGGGCGTTATTCTTTTTGAGGCGCGGCGTCAGAGATCTTTCTGAGCTAACAAATATGTTTTGCCCAAAATGCGGGACACGAAATCCTGACGACGGAAAATTCTGCCGCAGTTGCGGCAGCGACCTGGGAGTGGTCTCTGCAGCTCTGACGGGCAGTCTTCCTTCGCCGCCTGAAACTGATCGCCGCGGCAGGCCTATAAATATCGGCAGCGCCATCAGTGCGATGTTCACAGGAATGGCCTTCTTTGTGGTGTCGATGATCTTGGGCGTTACGGGAGCCGGCCGAAATTGGTGGTTTTGGCTGCTGATACCGGCTTTTGCAGTATTCGGCTCAGGATTTGCGCAGTTGGTGCGGCTCAAAGCAAAAGAAGCCGAAGAAAAGCGCCGAATGGCAGAACGGGAAAATGCTCCGTTATTGAATGCCTCTGTGAATGTATTGAATTCCCCGCCGGCAAATTTTACGGCCGCTGAGCCCCGCTATCGCACCGGCGATCTGGTACCGCCGAGCGTAACCGACGGCACCACGCGAAACCTGGAAATAGAACAGGAAGGGCAGACAATGCCCCTGAAGAAAAAAGACCGCGATTAACGACGAACTAAGGTCCTCGCCGACCCCGCGTTGCCGGCGGCATCCCAAACGCGCAAACTGATCGTATATTCCCCTGCCGACGTTAGTGTTGTTTCCACCGCATATCGCTCACGGCTACTGTCTGATATCCCGTCTTCAGGATAGACCGGCAGCCAATTGCCGCCGTTAACGCTGTATTCGGCACGCACTATATACCCTGACGCATCGACCGCGTCAAAAACTGCTCTAACACGGTCGCCCGTGATCTGTGGCGTTCCGATGGCCGTAACGGCCGGCGGCGTATTGTCTATCTCGACCGGTTCGGTCAAACGTTCGCCCGCCAAGGCATATGGGCCCGGATTTGAAGGCGTGTCGCGGGCAACGATCTTGAAAAGATATTTCCCATCGGAAAGCGACTGTCCGTCAACGGTTACGAAATTTTCCTCGATTCCCGCTCGCAGCGGCTTGAATGCGGTTTCTGACACTTCCCTAAAATGAACGTCATACACCAATTTGTCGCCATTCCGGTCCTCGGCAGTCCATTGCAGCGAGATCGCACCTCGCTGATATACACGGCGCGGCGGGACGGCGGTGACAGGGACCCCAAACTGTGCTGGATCGAGTCCTGCGATCTCGATATTTGGATCGATCTGTATCGGCGGATTCGGTGCCAGGCCAACGCTGACCGACAGAATGTTCAGCGACAATATCTCCGGTGCTATGTTCCTGGCAAGAAACGCGGCCGTAACCTCGAACAACTTTGTCGAATCAGGTGCTCCGCGCAGAACTGCTCGCCATTGAAAATATCTGGCGGCCGGGCTCGTTATCGGACCGCCGCGGGCGTCATTCATAGCGGCGGACCAAACGCTCCATGTCGCATCGGGACGCTCCGTGTTTCCCGAACGCGTTTGGATGGCGACATTGCCTTGCGAACGCCACCAAATGCGACCCCACGCCGCGGCGTTCTTAGCGTCTAGGACCGCAGATTCGTAAGTTCCCTCGGCGGTGGTTTCCGGGCCAAAACGAAACAGCGAACCTTGATTGCTAGATGTCGCAATGAACCCATTTCCCGCTTTTGCGATATTTGAGATCTGGGCTGCGTCTGTTTGAAGCAGCAGGGTTTCGCTCGCATTGTTGCCGATACGGTAAATTCTGCCTTTGTCTGAGCTGCCGAGGAATACACCCGCCGAATCTGCAAGCAGTGAGAAACCGGTTACCGTGCCCGAAGACCAGAGAATGTCGCTAACACCGTCGGCACTGATCCTATAGACGGCCGATTTCGCGGCACTTAGATCGTACCTGCTTTTAGCGGGAGTTTCCGGATTCGCAGGATTGGGTCTTTCGACGGTTACGGGTTTGGATTCAGCGAGCGTTCCGGCGGCAGCGGGATCGGCCGCCCTCGAGGCCGAAGCCGAATCGCCCAATGCCAATACGTAAACCGCACCATCCACCGCGACGGATAGCTTATTGATCTCCCGCAACGGCGAATCAAGCACACCGAACGGCTTTCCGTCGGCAGTAAATCGCAGCACCAACGCACCGGGATCGGTCCCCGCATAGAGTTCGCCGCCTCGGCCTACAGCCAGCGAAATGATGTTTGTCTCGCTCGAATCGAACAGAATTGACGCAGCAGGCTCTGCGTTGGCCGAACGCACGCGATATATACGGCCGCCGTCTCCCGTCGCGACGGCCAGCGCGCCGTCCGGCATTGCCGCAAGTGCCCAAATATATTTCTCTTTCGGGGCAAAGTAGACATCTGCTTTGCCGTTACGGTCAATTCGATAGACTTTGCCGTCGGGCATCGTCGCGGCAAAAATATCACCTTTCGCACCGATCGCAAGAGCAGATACATTCATTTCCTCGAGGTCGGCAAAAACGCTGCCGCTCCCCGCCGTATCTACGCGAAATATCTTGCCTTCGCCGCCGGTCCCGAGGTAAACGTTCCCTTGGGCGTCAACAGCCGTTGCCCAAATATAAGCCTGTCCGGTGTTGAATATCTCGGCAACGCGCGGCGCCGGCGACAGAGTGCCGTTGGCGTCGATCGAAACGCCGCGTGCATCGCCGCGAAGCACATCAGCACGCGAATTGACCGACCAGATCTGCGGCTGAGCTACGGCGGCGGCAGTCGCAGCAAAAAATGACAGTGTGAAAATGATCAAGCTTCTTAGCATCGTATGGGTAGAGAAATTGTTGGATAGATGATAGCAAATGACGCGAGGAAACCACGCAGGCAATTACTTGTTCGCAAGTTCGTCTGCGTCGCCCGTGATCAGCCGCGCCGATCGCTCGCGGGTCAGATATGCCCAAAACCAGTCTGCCAACACCGCCAGTCGATTGCGAAAACCGATCAGAAAGACCACATGCAGAAAAAGCCACATCAGCCAAGCGACGAAGCCGCGAAACCGAAGCCCGCCGATCTCTGCTATCGCTTTTTTGCGGCCGATCGTCGCCATCGTGCCCTTATTTACGTAAACGAAATCGCTGCGCGGCTTGCCATCTATATCGGCAAGTATGTTTTGCGCGGCTAGCGTACCCATCTGCATCGCGGCCGGCGAGACACCCGGCACAGGCTCGCCGTTCTCCTGTTCGAGATACGCCATGTCGCCGACAACGAAGATGTTCTCGCGGCTCGGAATTGATAGATCCGGTGAGACCCGAACGCGGCCGGCACGATCCGTCTCAGCCCCAAGTTTTCCGCCGAGCGGCGATGCCGCAACGCCCGTCGCCCAGAGAACGACGTCGTACTCGATCTCGCGGTCCCCGACACGGATTCGGCCGTCGCCGACATCCGTCACAAAACTGTTCAGATGAACCTCCACGCCGAGGTCCTCGAGTTGGCTTTTGGCACTCGCGGAAAGTTCGGCGTGAAAACTGCTCAGGATGCGGTCCGAACCTTCGAACAGCATCACGGACGCTTCGCGTGTGTCGATCAGCTTAAAATCCTTCGCCAGAGCCTTTCGAGCGATATCGGCTATCGCCCCCGCCAGTTCGACGCCTGTTGCACCGCCGCCGATGACGACGAAATTCAGTTGCTTGCGATCACCTGTAATGTAGGCCTCTCGTTCGGCAAGTTCGAACGCAAGCAGCACGCGCCGGCGGATCTCGACCGCGTCCTCGATGGTTTTGAGTCCCGGAGCGTGCTGTTCCCAAGAATCATTGCCGAAATACGAATGCCTCGCCCCCGCGGCGACTATCAGCTTGTCGTACGCGATCTGCGAACCGTCGCTCAAAACGACGTGGCATTGTTCCTCGTCGATCTCGACCGCCTCGCCCAATATGACCTCGATATTTTTCGCCTTTGCCAATATGCGGCGGATCGGCTGTGCGATCTCGCCCGGGCTGAGAACCGCGGTCGCCACCTGATACAACAGCGGCTGAAAAACATGATGATTCTTCCGGTCGATCAACGTCACGCGGACGGGCTTGTTCGCCAAAGCCTTAGCAGCCCACAGCCCGCCAAACCCACCGCCAATGATCACAACCCTTGGCTCCTGCCCCATACAAATCTCCGTACGACCGCCACCACCAAAAGTTTACCACCCAAACAAAAAACGGCCGCGGAGCCCTTTTGTCATAAGACAACTCCGCGGCCAAGTTTCAGAGTTCATCACTCTTCACTCTTCACTCATCATTTAGCTCGCTCCATAGACCACTGCCGAATTCGAAAAGTTCGAAACCGAATTGGATGCGACGGCACGGACGCGGTATTCGCAATACATACCCGGTGAAACGTTCGTGTCGGTGTACGACTGCCTTCGGGTGTTCGCATAGATACCCCAATCGACCGTTTCGCCATGCCGACGCCATATCTCGTAAACGACCGAGCCTGTCCTGTTGTTACCCTTGAATTTGATCACATTGACGCCGTTGGAATAGCCAAAACCGGACAGATCTGTCGGGTCCTGAGCCAGGTATGTTCCTGTTGCCGGCTCGCGAAAATCGAAACCGCAAAAATCGAACTGCTCCTTGGGTGCGAGGCCCGCGACCAGCGAATTGCGCACCTGCGACATCAGGCTGATGATCTGTTCCCGAAAGCTGTTCTTGATGCTCACGGCCGCCTTGCGTTCGCCCTCTGTAGCCATTGCCGCCTGTGCCTGCGCATCCAGATCGGCCGGCAGCGTCCCGATGGCAGTTTCCAGGCTGGTCCGCACGGCCGGGTCTATCGCGTCAAGCTTTGTCCCGCCGAGCAGGTCCAGCACATTTGCCGCAAAATCCGCCAGGTCATTATCCGAAAGTCTTCTGTAGTTCATAAGTATTGTCTCCTGTGTAGTGTATTTTCTCTATTGTGTGTATTTCATGTGTCACAACATCTGTTGTGTCCGAGAAAACGACCATAGCATACAAATATTTCATTTGTCAAGTGCCGTTGCATCCGTGCAACAGTTTATATTGAGTATCGACGACCCGGTTAAATGTGAGAACCGGCTTGCCGTATCTCATTGTGGCGTAGAAAAAAGAAAGGCCGCCCGTTTGAGCATCGTTGAGAGGCTTGGCAGCTATTGTTGTTTATACAACAAAGATTCGGGATTTCCCGCAATACTATGATCCTTGGCCTGACCACGCTCGCCAGCCTAGTTCTTTAGCGATGCGTTTTATTTGGGCGATGAATTTATCATTTGGGCGGAGGCGTTTTATTTCTGGATCGCTGGTGGCGGCCCAGCGGTATATTTGTTCGAGGGCTCCGTAGCCTCGGCCGAAGGCTTTGGCGTGTTTTACGCAGTTCTCTTTTGTCGGGGCATCGCTCAAGACCACGCGTAGTTCGGCATCGGTCCACGGCTTTCCTTTATCGCTCTCTTCCCGGCCAACGGCCTGCTCGTGCTCGACCATCACCTTGCCAAATATCCGCCGAAACTCACCGACACATGCTGCCTAACAGTAACTTGTCTGATAGCCAGAAATCCTGTATAACAACCTAGGAAAAAACTACCGATACTATATCAGATGATCCCGAAATTTGACGCGACAATCAAAGAACTGCTACTCGCGCGCCTTGCCGCTCTGGAGACACATTTTAGCGCTGATGTGATTTTCTTTTACGCGCAAATCCAGCCTGGAATGGAGAGGTTTTTTCGCAATTTCATTGAAGAGCTGCGACAGGACAACGATAACGGTG
This sequence is a window from Acidobacteriota bacterium. Protein-coding genes within it:
- the rlmB gene encoding 23S rRNA (guanosine(2251)-2'-O)-methyltransferase RlmB, which encodes MKHRDHGKHRKPEIRSRIGEQPDPEVSANSIFGVSPVIEALRSEKRRIERVLIAEGSRESRIAEVIEACKSLRIPFSMVPARELAAAVPHGSRHQGVVAFVSAAGYSDAGDILENSQLPQLLLLLDGIEDPRNLGAIIRTAECSGVAGVFIPERRAVGLTGTVAKSSAGALEHLPVAKVGNLNRFIEELKSRNIWVVGAAGEAEMNYTEWDWTQPTALVLGAEGSGLHRLVAENCDALVKIPMYGKIDSLNVSVAAGVILFEARRQRSF
- a CDS encoding zinc-ribbon domain-containing protein, whose amino-acid sequence is MFCPKCGTRNPDDGKFCRSCGSDLGVVSAALTGSLPSPPETDRRGRPINIGSAISAMFTGMAFFVVSMILGVTGAGRNWWFWLLIPAFAVFGSGFAQLVRLKAKEAEEKRRMAERENAPLLNASVNVLNSPPANFTAAEPRYRTGDLVPPSVTDGTTRNLEIEQEGQTMPLKKKDRD
- a CDS encoding NAD(P)/FAD-dependent oxidoreductase, coding for MGQEPRVVIIGGGFGGLWAAKALANKPVRVTLIDRKNHHVFQPLLYQVATAVLSPGEIAQPIRRILAKAKNIEVILGEAVEIDEEQCHVVLSDGSQIAYDKLIVAAGARHSYFGNDSWEQHAPGLKTIEDAVEIRRRVLLAFELAEREAYITGDRKQLNFVVIGGGATGVELAGAIADIARKALAKDFKLIDTREASVMLFEGSDRILSSFHAELSASAKSQLEDLGVEVHLNSFVTDVGDGRIRVGDREIEYDVVLWATGVAASPLGGKLGAETDRAGRVRVSPDLSIPSRENIFVVGDMAYLEQENGEPVPGVSPAAMQMGTLAAQNILADIDGKPRSDFVYVNKGTMATIGRKKAIAEIGGLRFRGFVAWLMWLFLHVVFLIGFRNRLAVLADWFWAYLTRERSARLITGDADELANK